A stretch of Porites lutea chromosome 5, jaPorLute2.1, whole genome shotgun sequence DNA encodes these proteins:
- the LOC140938968 gene encoding synaptotagmin-7-like has translation MKSLPFAASVGLGILTFLLLLAIMGIVFLRRYLKTLNGPKIERQFGAYIATKEPPEFTIPPYKLISEGTGSEGTTTPCSEVGEIENDEPTGKVSPLAVRRSLSMPIPSTPPGQRHGFVIARNKESVEPGTVEEGIATKEYRPQFRRAVSQYVMLPKREPLKRASVAPYGKLEVSIQFMTEKNLLFVQVNGAFDLPHVRLSGVSTPYVRVHLLPGDRNTEPRSSFLNLSTNRICMFDQLTLEEARNCTLKFVVLDYDKFSRSEFVAEVMLSLLEIDLVEGAKLSRHLNSKTIDDSENRGSLMVSLCQQPSTGHLHVIILKATGLPPLKAEAPGGLDTFVRVLYYVQRKVVERKKTKVVKKSTSPVFNEAFVFDMKDEELKHSSIMCEVYRGDTVKKTNRIGYITLGLESFGSELRHWNDMIMTPLKRATETHLLHA, from the exons ATGAAATCTTTACCTTTTGCCGCTTCGGTTGGACTCGGAATTTTAACTTTTCTGCTGCTTCTTGCGATCATGGGGATTGTTTTCTTGAGACGATATTTGAAGACGTTAAATGGTCCTAAAATAGAACGACAATTTGGGGCTTACATAGCGACAAAAGAGCCGCCAGAGTTTACTATCCCGCCATATAAGTTGATCTCTGAAGGAACTGGAAGCGAGGGTACAACAACACCGTGCAGCGAGGTCGGAGAAATCGAAAACGACGAACCTACGGGAAAGGTTTCGCCGCTGGCAGTTAGACGATCCTTATCGATGCCTATTCCTTCGACCCCTCCGGGGCAGAGACATGGGTTTGTTATAGCCCGCAATAAAGAAAGTGTCGAACCTGGGACGGTCGAAGAAGGTATTGCTACGAAGGAGTATCGACCTCAGTTTCGCCGCGCTGTGTCGCAGTACGTTATGCTACCGAAGCGAGAGCCGCTGAAGAGAGCGTCCGTGGCACCATACGGAAAACTGGAAGTTTCCATACAGTTCATGACGGAGAAAAATCTTCTGTTTGTTCAG GTCAACGGGGCGTTTGATCTGCCGCATGTACGTCTATCAGGGGTCTCTACCCCGTATGTTCGCGTTCACCTGTTGCCTGGAGATCGCAATACGGAACCCAGGTCGAGTTTCCTGAATCTTTCAACCAACCGCATTTGCATGTTCGATCAGCTGACATTGGAAGAAGCACGGAA TTGCACTCTGAAGTTCGTTGTTCTTGACTACGACAAATTTTCTCGAAGTGAATTCGTCGCCGAGGTGATGCTGTCACTATTGGAGATTGACTTGGTTGAAGGAGCAAAGTTGTCACGCCACTTAAACTCCAAGACTATTGATGAC tcgGAAAACCGAGGCTCCTTGATGGTTTCTTTGTGCCAACAGCCGTCCACTGGCCACTTGCACGTCATCATTCTAAAAGCGACAGGACTTCCCCCTCTAAAGGCAGAGGCGCCTGGCGGACTTG atACTTTTGTTAGAGTACTCTACTATGTCCAACGGAAAGTCGTTGAACGCAAAAAGACCAAAGTTGTTAAAAAATCCACTTCACCAGTCTTCAATGAAGCCTTTGTCTTTGATATGAAGGATGAAGAACTAAAACACTCAAGCATAATGTGTGAAGTCTACCGAGGTGATAcagtaaagaaaacaaacagaattGGCTACATTACTCTGGGCCTTGAATCATTTGGCTCGGAGCTTAGGCACTGGAATGATATGATTATGACCCCTCTTAAAAGGGCTACTGAAACCCATTTGCTTCATGCTTAA
- the LOC140936603 gene encoding synaptotagmin 1-like — MKGTLALVISVGVGAAVLSAVLAVFLVKCYLNWKRQSRKKKQQSSSTADGTVQQLVLSSQPVDFVPLLIQDQLEEEENEIEGPASAFVSGTSSEDINFNQKTSQADEKEKKVVHPPLLRLDTASSILDKYSRKLKKPTETGTRGESLFFDDSDSCKSESLGVKRKKKTSFDGSSFSQRPGVGSIKRIPFRRRLSSDSTKSLSRESLISEGPDHTPHMMSSVVSTVDTKAPRSRLKRPRVNEETPKGKPTRKVSRTPEKRGNVNFKVNYVKDKHALEVHLVNATGLPIKRSQLLDSFARISLKTPSKHLRHQSKIYKKTCNPIFDEKFIFESVYFSELQQANLKIKILNRVSVSRCEPIGETAVALCDEDVMRGEPLCRELVEKAGKGQCAGELMVTVCHEATSSHIKVFITKLKDLPKSVKSPSITVELTYKNEILQQRQVKAKRKTQTINEEFSFEVATNSSFTLDNFGVQFTVYQHDFIRGYELVGQVRLAMDAPLQTEVKHWTAVVLSPHKPIAEWHKLHAPFL; from the exons ATGAAAG GAACTTTAGCCCTCGTGATATCAGTTGGTGTAGGAGCCGCAGTCCTTAGCGCTGTGTTAGCAGTATTCTTGGTCAAGTGCTACTTGAACTGGAAAAGACAAAGTAGAAAGAAGAAGCAGCAGTCGAGTTCGACCGCCGATGGAACTGTTCAACAGTTGGTCTTATCCTCACAGCCAGTTGACTTTGTCCCTCTCTTGATTCAAGATCAACTGGAagaggaagaaaatgaaattgagGGTCCTGCAAGTGCCTTTGTAAGCGGAACATCAAGCGAAGATATTAATTTCAATCAGAAAACCAGTCAGGCTGACGAAAAG GAGAAGAAAGTTGTACATCCTCCTCTTCTGAGATTAGACACCGCTTCAAGTATCCTGGACAAATACAGTCGGAAGTTGAAGAAGCCAACAGAAACCGGAACAAGAGGGGAGTCTTTGTTTTTTGATGACAGTGATAGTTGTAAAAGTG AATCCTTAGGTgtaaagaggaagaaaaagaccTCTTTTGATGGTTCTTCTTTTTCACAGCGTCCCGGGGTGGGAAGTATCAAACGAATTCCATTTCGTCGCCGCCTTAGTTCGGACAGTACAAAGAGTTTATCACGTGAGTCGCTGATTAGCGAAGGGCCTGACCACACCCCACATATGATGAGTTCAGTTGTGTCTACCGTTGATACAAAAGCACCACGATCCAGATTAAAGCGACCACGAGTAAATGAAGAAACACCCAAGGGAAAACCAACCAGGAAAGTATCTCGCACTCCTGAAAAACGCGGAAATGTGAATTTCAAGGTGAACTACGTGAAAGATAAACACGCCCTGGAGGTACATTTGGTTAACGCCACAGGCCTACCAATCAAACGTAGTCAATTGTTGGATTCCTTCGCGCGCATTTCTCTCAAGACGCCGTCGAAACATCTGCGGCATCAGAGTAAGATTTATAAGAAGACCTGCAACCCGATATTTgatgaaaagtttattttcgaGAGTGTTTATTTTTCTGAATTACAGCAGGCAAATTTGAAGATCAAAATTTTGAATCGTGTGAGCGTCTCCCGATGCGAGCCGATTGGCGAAACAGCGGTGGCTTTATGCGATGAAGATGTCATGCGCGGAGAACCCCTATGTCGAGAATTAGTTGAGAAAGCTGGGAAAGGACAG TGCGCCGGAGAACTGATGGTAACTGTTTGTCACGAGGCCACCTCGTCGCACATTAAGGTCTTCATTACGAAGCTTAAGGATCTTCCAAAATCTGTAAAAA GTCCCTCTATCACCGTGGAACTTACATATAAGAATGAAATTCTCCAACAACGTCAAGTCAAAGCCAAAAGGAAGACCCAGACTATAAACGAAGAATTCAGCTTTGAGGTTGCCACGAACAGTTCTTTCACACTGGACAACTTCGGTGTTCAATTCACCGTGTACCAACATGACTTCATTCGCGGTTACGAGCTTGTTGGACAAGTGAGACTTGCGATGGACGCGCCTTTGCAGACGGAAGTGAAGCACTGGACAGCGGTCGTTCTGTCTCCACACAAACCTATTGCTGAATGGCACAAGTTACATGCGCCTTTTCTTTAA
- the LOC140938828 gene encoding uncharacterized protein, with the protein MKKAVSSVIAFLKRKKDDLTLPRDTKPADSVDTLGEAQSEHEDRFSVVRLCRRCVLVYENKTWNEYVTQRSIRRCNNSTELNYADVYCGEEKPEITRSNYVFSANLCRGFPEIIRVQRSISLTLIFNHILRCASNLFSLNHNYGPHYPLFIWLQTCENEREGEVSNTYEDDNQIVISFPLDVAFLLSNLSIELPVSGKERNLIVWVMANKFPRLVITLDMEDDLVDGYLDDIFEVAFLHIPFSVEKRQQKIEAIFRAVDEILNISANAIMVSGDSPESAITVKEVIIETATVVTSTAAESTATVGIETAAMALGQAAAGIAISVLVDIAITAGSVTRAKLQRDKGLITNSQFKSTVRRKLCDSGCQFIGGTTGTIVGQVLIPVPVVGAIVGGFFGSLIGVGVSKGIIKTSELIAKAQNSRAKAITEK; encoded by the coding sequence ATGAAGAAAGCAGTCAGCTCTGTGATTGCATTCTTGAAGAGGAAAAAGGACGATTTAACATTACCGCGGGATACAAAACCCGCTGATTCTGTGGACACTCTTGGTGAAGCTCAATCTGAACACGAAGACAGATTTTCAGTCGTTAGATTGTGCAGGCGATGTGTTTTGGTCTATGAAAACAAAACGTGGAATGAATACGTGACTCAAAGATCCATTCGCCGGTGTAACAACTCTACTGAGCTAAACTATGCAGATGTTTATTGTGGAGAAGAAAAACCCGAAATCACTCGATCGAACTATGTTTTTTCCGCAAATCTTTGCCGAGGATTTCCTGAAATAATCCGCGTTCAAAGATCAATATCTTTGACCTTGATTTTCAACCATATTTTACGATGCGCGTCGAACTTATTTTCGTTGAACCATAATTACGGGCCACACTATCCGCTTTTTATCTGGTTACAAACCTGCGAAAACGAACGAGAGGGGGAGGTCTCAAACACTTATGAAGATGACAATCAGATAGTGATAAGTTTTCCATTAGACGTGGCGTTTTTATTGTCAAACTTAAGCATTGAGCTTCCGGTTTCTGGCAAGGAAAGGAATCTGATTGTGTGGGTTATGGCGAACAAATTTCCAAGACTGGTTATAACGTTAGATATGGAAGATGACCTGGTCGATGGCTACCTCGATGATATATTCGAGGTGGCGTTTCTACACATTCCATTCTCCGTTGAAAAGCGACAACAGAAAATCGAGGCAATTTTCCGAGCTGTTGACGAGATTCTTAACATCAGCGCCAACGCTATCATGGTCAGCGGTGATTCACCCGAAAGCGCGATCACAGTGAAAGAGGTGATCATTGAGACCGCAACCGTGGTGACGTCCACGGCGGCGGAAAGCACGGCGACAGTTGGCATAGAAACAGCGGCAATGGCTTTGGGACAAGCAGCTGCTGGTATTGCTATATCAGTGCTAGTTGACATTGCGATAACCGCGGGCAGTGTTACAAGGGCAAAGTTACAGCGCGATAAAGGCTTGATTACTAACTCGCAGTTTAAATCTACTGTGAGGAGAAAGCTCTGTGATTCAGGCTGTCAATTTATAGGAGGCACTACTGGGACCATTGTAGGGCAGGTGCTCATACCAGTACCCGTCGTAGGGGCCATAGTTGGGGGTTTCTTTGGTAGCTTAATCGGTGTTGGGGTTAGTAAGGGTATTATCAAAACTTCGGAACTCATCGCAAAGGCACAAAATTCCCGAGCTAAAGCGATCACCGAAAAGTAG
- the LOC140938829 gene encoding tRNA-uridine aminocarboxypropyltransferase 2-like yields MADESADEEGGEFFRLFADIPLNPPEKRDMCDRCKRPLSVCLCAHFPSKYLQISTRVHVLQHPREESRLLTTVPLLEVCLPPEKLVIRRGRRFNSKSDWPELHKIMTKPTTLLLYPGPEAENIKKMDKLAPGEHYDIIVLDGTWRQAKDIFHNNPFLRQARQVQLEHDHISEYVIRTQPNSKSLCTIEAIALSLSVLENNDEVAEALIRPLRALCKIQLDHGAVVHFNKDHQDEILLRAQREEQYLKRRHVNGEVEESNQ; encoded by the exons ATGGCGGACGAGTCGGCGGACGAGGAGGGTGGCGAATTTTTTCGGCTTTTCGCAGATATCCCCTTAAACCCACCGGAAAAAAGGGACATGTGTGATAGGTGCAA gaGACCTCTGTCAGTCTGCCTGTGTGCCCACTTTCCATCCAAGTACCTTCAAATTTCCACAAGAGTTCATGTTTTACAGCATCCCCGTGAG GAATCTCGACTTTTAACAACCGTACCACTGTTGGAGGTGTGTTTGCCCCCAGAGAAACTCGTCATTCGTAGAGGAAGAAGATTTAATTCTAAAAGTGATTGGCCTGAACTTCACAAAATTATGACCAAGCCTACCACACTACTTCTGTATCCTGGACCTGAAG CtgagaatattaaaaaaatggatAAACTTGCACCTGGAGAGCATTATGACATCATCGTTCTGGATGGAACATGGCGGCAAGCAAAAGATATCTTTCACAATAATCCATTCCTCCGCCAGGCAAGACAG GTGCAGTTAGAACATGATCATATCAGTGAATATGTGATTAGAACACAGCCCAATAGTAAAAGCTTGTGCACCATAGAGGCTATTGCTTTGTCTTTATCTGTTCTTGAAAATAATGATGAAGTTGCAGAG GCTTTAATTCGGCCGCTAAGAGCATTATGCAAGATCCAATTAGATCACGGTGCTGTAGTCCACTTTAACAAAGACCATCAAGATGAAATCTTGTTAAGAGC GCAAAGGGAAGAACAGTACCTGAAGCGAAGGCACGTGAATGGAGAAGTCGAAGAGTCaaatcaataa